A genomic segment from Streptosporangium roseum DSM 43021 encodes:
- a CDS encoding SMI1/KNR4 family protein, whose translation MEDPTGIAALTEILPADLGADEEIDWSAAEARWGTRFPRDYMAFMSVYGAGSFDEVVILMPLPKEYIQWDPGTFEEETENARYTWEMLGGQEGLDIDPDHILAWGVTSGSDILCWLTTDPDPDQWPVLVCGRHTREDFTLFPCGMVEFLRRLLLDEYDPYPLSIDLRAASPRYVHWLEEQKRWKAGLDPASGLP comes from the coding sequence GTGGAAGACCCGACGGGTATCGCAGCGCTGACCGAGATCCTTCCTGCGGATCTCGGCGCGGATGAGGAGATCGACTGGTCGGCAGCAGAGGCGCGGTGGGGCACGCGGTTCCCGCGTGACTACATGGCCTTCATGTCCGTCTATGGCGCCGGCTCGTTCGACGAGGTCGTCATCCTCATGCCGTTGCCCAAGGAGTACATCCAGTGGGATCCCGGGACCTTCGAGGAGGAGACGGAGAACGCCCGTTACACCTGGGAGATGCTGGGTGGTCAAGAAGGCCTCGACATCGACCCGGACCACATTCTCGCCTGGGGCGTCACCTCAGGCTCCGACATCCTGTGCTGGCTGACCACCGACCCCGACCCCGACCAGTGGCCCGTCCTGGTCTGCGGCCGACACACCCGCGAGGACTTCACACTCTTCCCCTGCGGCATGGTCGAATTCCTCCGCAGGCTGCTTCTGGACGAGTACGACCCCTACCCCCTCAGCATCGACCTGCGTGCCGCCTCGCCGCGCTACGTGCACTGGCTCGAAGAACAAAAGCGCTGGAAGGCGGGATTGGACCCTGCCTCCGGTTTGCCATGA
- a CDS encoding response regulator transcription factor has protein sequence MIVDDQELLRNGLTMVVRSQPDMEVVAEAADGLAALKALESRRVDVVVMDIRMPRMDGVIATREIQRLDGPPKVLVLTTFDLDEHALAALRAGASGFMLKDAPGEEIIAAIRHVHRGDSIIAPATTRRLIGRLVAKADTDPDAVLKVLTEREREVFLSLARGASNAEIGVELFLSETTVKTHVGRILTKLGLRDRVQAVVLAYESGVVTPGER, from the coding sequence ATGATCGTCGACGATCAGGAGCTGCTGCGCAACGGCCTGACCATGGTCGTCAGGTCCCAGCCCGACATGGAGGTGGTCGCCGAGGCCGCTGACGGCCTGGCGGCCCTGAAGGCGTTGGAGTCGCGGCGCGTCGACGTGGTGGTGATGGACATCCGTATGCCCCGAATGGACGGTGTCATCGCCACCAGGGAGATCCAGCGGCTGGACGGCCCGCCGAAGGTGCTGGTGTTGACCACCTTCGATCTCGACGAGCACGCCCTGGCCGCGCTGCGCGCCGGTGCGAGCGGGTTCATGCTGAAGGACGCGCCAGGTGAGGAGATCATCGCTGCGATCCGGCACGTGCACCGGGGTGACTCGATCATCGCGCCCGCCACGACCCGGCGGCTCATCGGGCGGCTCGTCGCGAAGGCCGACACCGACCCGGACGCCGTGCTCAAGGTGCTCACGGAGCGCGAGCGTGAAGTCTTCCTCAGCCTGGCCCGAGGCGCGTCCAACGCCGAGATCGGGGTCGAGCTGTTCTTGTCGGAGACCACGGTCAAGACTCACGTGGGGCGCATCCTGACAAAGCTCGGGCTGCGCGACCGGGTCCAGGCGGTGGTCCTAGCGTACGAATCCGGCGTTGTCACTCCGGGCGAGCGTTAG
- a CDS encoding sensor histidine kinase, translated as MRESPSPAGAVMDSFLNRHQVSTDAMLAVLLVLPLGLVSLSLLRASDSPLSLRLLAGLGLLVLHGCVVPRRLRPLAAYGLAAVAMLLLVALPPLHDPDGAYYPAVLLPSTLVFGLLLYTASGRLGLLPSLVCLAVALMGVVLVLARLWNPASWGGSSGSYELVAWRIGLSVGLFAAAACLWSLGRLSRIRMLFLSELRAKAERAEADRARERQEAARAERDRISREMHDVVSHSLAVMVSQAEGGRLSDPGSPGAGVFATIAGVGREALRDMRGLLGVLRADGGTTPQPGLGDLSDLLDQVRDTGVRLAVQEVGDALPLRPAVDLTAYRVIQEGLTNVIKHAGATAAADMTLAWRADRLHITITNDGAGPPAGEAGVGLTGMRERLSMVGGTLEAGRRLGAGFELSATLPYEPRSLPSSGS; from the coding sequence GTGCGAGAGTCCCCGTCCCCTGCCGGCGCCGTGATGGACTCGTTTCTCAACCGGCATCAGGTGAGCACCGATGCCATGCTCGCCGTCCTGCTCGTCCTGCCGCTCGGCCTGGTCTCGTTGAGCCTGCTCCGGGCCTCGGACAGTCCCCTGTCGCTCCGCCTGCTCGCGGGTCTCGGCCTGCTGGTGCTGCATGGTTGCGTCGTTCCGCGTCGGCTGCGCCCGCTGGCGGCGTACGGACTGGCCGCCGTGGCGATGCTGCTGCTGGTGGCGCTGCCGCCCCTGCACGACCCGGACGGCGCCTACTATCCGGCGGTGCTGCTGCCGAGCACGCTGGTCTTCGGGCTGCTGCTCTACACGGCGTCCGGCCGGCTCGGCCTGCTGCCCAGCTTGGTCTGCCTGGCCGTCGCCCTGATGGGTGTGGTCCTGGTCCTGGCGCGTCTGTGGAATCCGGCCTCGTGGGGCGGCTCTTCGGGCTCCTACGAACTGGTCGCGTGGCGGATCGGGCTGTCGGTCGGCCTGTTCGCCGCAGCGGCGTGCCTATGGTCGCTGGGCCGCCTCAGCCGGATCCGGATGTTGTTCCTGTCCGAGCTCAGAGCGAAGGCCGAGCGCGCAGAGGCCGACCGTGCGCGGGAGCGGCAAGAGGCGGCGCGGGCGGAGCGCGACCGCATCAGCCGCGAGATGCACGACGTGGTGTCCCACTCGCTCGCCGTCATGGTCAGCCAGGCGGAGGGTGGCAGGCTGTCCGACCCCGGCTCGCCCGGGGCGGGTGTGTTCGCCACCATCGCCGGGGTCGGGCGCGAGGCCCTGCGCGACATGCGCGGGCTCCTGGGCGTGCTACGCGCCGACGGCGGCACCACTCCGCAACCGGGCCTCGGCGACCTCTCCGACCTGCTCGACCAGGTGCGCGATACGGGCGTACGGCTCGCCGTACAGGAGGTCGGGGACGCTCTGCCGCTGCGCCCCGCCGTCGACCTGACCGCCTATCGCGTCATCCAAGAGGGGCTGACCAACGTGATCAAACACGCGGGGGCGACGGCCGCGGCCGACATGACGCTGGCCTGGCGCGCGGACAGACTGCACATCACCATCACGAACGACGGTGCCGGGCCGCCCGCCGGAGAGGCCGGCGTCGGGCTGACCGGGATGCGCGAACGTCTCAGCATGGTGGGAGGCACCCTGGAGGCCGGCAGACGCCTCGGCGCCGGCTTTGAACTGTCGGCCACCCTGCCCTATGAGCCGAGGAGTCTCCCATCATCCGGATCATGA